Proteins from one Mesoplodon densirostris isolate mMesDen1 chromosome 1, mMesDen1 primary haplotype, whole genome shotgun sequence genomic window:
- the AIFM2 gene encoding ferroptosis suppressor protein 1 isoform X2, which translates to MGSQVSMDVGAVHVVIVGGGFGGITAASQLQAQNIPFVLVDMKDSFHHNVAALRASVESGFAKKTFISYSVTFKENFRQGLVVDIDLKNQTVLLEDGEALSFTYLILATGSTGLFPGKFNQVSSQQMAIQAYENMVTQVQCSQSIVVVGGGSAGVEMAAEIKTEYPEKEVTLIHSQMALADKELLPCVRQEVKEILLRKGVQLLLSERVSNLEALPLNEHRERITVQTDKGAEVAANLVIACSGIKINSLAYRSAFGDQLASDGALRVNEYLQVEGYSHIYAIGDCADVREPKMAYHASLHANVAVTNIVNSVKQRPLKAYKPVLKQQEENTWKETPGGDLVNYRLRLFLTRI; encoded by the exons ATGGGGTCCCAGGTCTCGATGGACGTGGGAGCCGTGCATGTGGTGATCGTGGGCGGGGGCTTTGGCGGCATCACGGCCGCCAGCCAACTGCAGGCGCAGAACATCCCCTTCGTGCTGGTGGACATGAAGGACTCCTTCCACCACAACGTGGCAGCCCTCCGGGCCTCCGTGGAGAGTG GGTTTGCCAAAAAGACATTCATTTCCTACTCGGTGACCTTCAAGGAAAACTTCCGGCAGGGCCTGGTGGTTGACATAGACCTGAAGAATCAGACGGTGCTGCTGGAGGACGGCGAG GCCCTGTCCTTCACATATCTCATCCTGGCCACGGGCAGCACTGGTCTCTTCCCAGGCAAGTTTAACCAGGTGTCCAGCCAGCAGATGGCCATCCAGGCCTATGAGAACATGGTGACGCAG GTCCAGTGCTCACAGTCCATCGTGGTGGTCGGAGGAGGCTCTGCGGGAGTGGAGATGGCAGCAGAGATTAAAACAGAATACCCCGAGAAAGAG GTCACTCTCATTCACTCCCAAATGGCCCTCGCAGACAAGGAGCTCCTGCCCTGTGTCCGGCAGGAAGTGAAGGAGATCCTGCTCCGGAAAGGCGTGCAGCTGCTGCTGA GTGAGCGGGTGAGCAACCTGGAGGCGCTGCCTCTCAACGAGCATCGCGAGCGCATCACGGTGCAGACGGACAAAGGCGCGGAGGTGGCCGCCAACCTGGTGATCGCCTGCAGCGGTATCAAGATCAACAGTTTGGCCTACCGCAGCGCATTTG GTGATCAGCTGGCCAGCGATGGTGCTCTGAGAGTGAACGAGTACCTCCAGGTGGAGGGCTACAGCCACATCTACGCCATCGGTGACTGCGCCGATGTGAGGGAACCCAAGATGGCCTATCACGCCAGCCTCCATGCCAATGTCGCCGTGACCAACATCGTCAACTCGGTGAAACAGAGGCCCCTCAAAGCCTACAAGCCAG ttctaaAACAACAGGAAGAAAACACATGGAAAGAAACCCCTGGTGGAGACCTGGTTAATTATAGACTGAGGCTCTTTTTAACGAGAATATAA
- the AIFM2 gene encoding ferroptosis suppressor protein 1 isoform X1, which translates to MGSQVSMDVGAVHVVIVGGGFGGITAASQLQAQNIPFVLVDMKDSFHHNVAALRASVESGFAKKTFISYSVTFKENFRQGLVVDIDLKNQTVLLEDGEALSFTYLILATGSTGLFPGKFNQVSSQQMAIQAYENMVTQVQCSQSIVVVGGGSAGVEMAAEIKTEYPEKEVTLIHSQMALADKELLPCVRQEVKEILLRKGVQLLLSERVSNLEALPLNEHRERITVQTDKGAEVAANLVIACSGIKINSLAYRSAFGDQLASDGALRVNEYLQVEGYSHIYAIGDCADVREPKMAYHASLHANVAVTNIVNSVKQRPLKAYKPGSLTFLLAMGRNDGVGQISGFYVGRLLVRLAKSRDLLVSTSWKTMRQSPP; encoded by the exons ATGGGGTCCCAGGTCTCGATGGACGTGGGAGCCGTGCATGTGGTGATCGTGGGCGGGGGCTTTGGCGGCATCACGGCCGCCAGCCAACTGCAGGCGCAGAACATCCCCTTCGTGCTGGTGGACATGAAGGACTCCTTCCACCACAACGTGGCAGCCCTCCGGGCCTCCGTGGAGAGTG GGTTTGCCAAAAAGACATTCATTTCCTACTCGGTGACCTTCAAGGAAAACTTCCGGCAGGGCCTGGTGGTTGACATAGACCTGAAGAATCAGACGGTGCTGCTGGAGGACGGCGAG GCCCTGTCCTTCACATATCTCATCCTGGCCACGGGCAGCACTGGTCTCTTCCCAGGCAAGTTTAACCAGGTGTCCAGCCAGCAGATGGCCATCCAGGCCTATGAGAACATGGTGACGCAG GTCCAGTGCTCACAGTCCATCGTGGTGGTCGGAGGAGGCTCTGCGGGAGTGGAGATGGCAGCAGAGATTAAAACAGAATACCCCGAGAAAGAG GTCACTCTCATTCACTCCCAAATGGCCCTCGCAGACAAGGAGCTCCTGCCCTGTGTCCGGCAGGAAGTGAAGGAGATCCTGCTCCGGAAAGGCGTGCAGCTGCTGCTGA GTGAGCGGGTGAGCAACCTGGAGGCGCTGCCTCTCAACGAGCATCGCGAGCGCATCACGGTGCAGACGGACAAAGGCGCGGAGGTGGCCGCCAACCTGGTGATCGCCTGCAGCGGTATCAAGATCAACAGTTTGGCCTACCGCAGCGCATTTG GTGATCAGCTGGCCAGCGATGGTGCTCTGAGAGTGAACGAGTACCTCCAGGTGGAGGGCTACAGCCACATCTACGCCATCGGTGACTGCGCCGATGTGAGGGAACCCAAGATGGCCTATCACGCCAGCCTCCATGCCAATGTCGCCGTGACCAACATCGTCAACTCGGTGAAACAGAGGCCCCTCAAAGCCTACAAGCCAG GTTCGCTGACGTTCCTTCTGGCCATGGGGAGAAATGACGGCGTGGGCCAGATCAGTGGCTTCTACGTGGGGCGGCTCCTGGTTCGGTTGGCCAAGAGCCGGGACCTGTTGGTCTCCACGAGCTGGAAAACCATGCGGCAGTCTCCACCCTGA
- the AIFM2 gene encoding ferroptosis suppressor protein 1 isoform X3: protein MGSQVSMDVGAVHVVIVGGGFGGITAASQLQAQNIPFVLVDMKDSFHHNVAALRASVESGFAKKTFISYSVTFKENFRQGLVVDIDLKNQTVLLEDGEALSFTYLILATGSTGLFPGKFNQVSSQQMAIQAYENMVTQVQCSQSIVVVGGGSAGVEMAAEIKTEYPEKEVTLIHSQMALADKELLPCVRQEVKEILLRKGVQLLLSERVSNLEALPLNEHRERITVQTDKGAEVAANLVIACSGIKINSLAYRSAFGDQLASDGALRVNEYLQVEGYSHIYAIGDCADVREPKMAYHASLHANVAVTNIVNSVKQRPLKAYKPDPDYIPWVIFKKR from the exons ATGGGGTCCCAGGTCTCGATGGACGTGGGAGCCGTGCATGTGGTGATCGTGGGCGGGGGCTTTGGCGGCATCACGGCCGCCAGCCAACTGCAGGCGCAGAACATCCCCTTCGTGCTGGTGGACATGAAGGACTCCTTCCACCACAACGTGGCAGCCCTCCGGGCCTCCGTGGAGAGTG GGTTTGCCAAAAAGACATTCATTTCCTACTCGGTGACCTTCAAGGAAAACTTCCGGCAGGGCCTGGTGGTTGACATAGACCTGAAGAATCAGACGGTGCTGCTGGAGGACGGCGAG GCCCTGTCCTTCACATATCTCATCCTGGCCACGGGCAGCACTGGTCTCTTCCCAGGCAAGTTTAACCAGGTGTCCAGCCAGCAGATGGCCATCCAGGCCTATGAGAACATGGTGACGCAG GTCCAGTGCTCACAGTCCATCGTGGTGGTCGGAGGAGGCTCTGCGGGAGTGGAGATGGCAGCAGAGATTAAAACAGAATACCCCGAGAAAGAG GTCACTCTCATTCACTCCCAAATGGCCCTCGCAGACAAGGAGCTCCTGCCCTGTGTCCGGCAGGAAGTGAAGGAGATCCTGCTCCGGAAAGGCGTGCAGCTGCTGCTGA GTGAGCGGGTGAGCAACCTGGAGGCGCTGCCTCTCAACGAGCATCGCGAGCGCATCACGGTGCAGACGGACAAAGGCGCGGAGGTGGCCGCCAACCTGGTGATCGCCTGCAGCGGTATCAAGATCAACAGTTTGGCCTACCGCAGCGCATTTG GTGATCAGCTGGCCAGCGATGGTGCTCTGAGAGTGAACGAGTACCTCCAGGTGGAGGGCTACAGCCACATCTACGCCATCGGTGACTGCGCCGATGTGAGGGAACCCAAGATGGCCTATCACGCCAGCCTCCATGCCAATGTCGCCGTGACCAACATCGTCAACTCGGTGAAACAGAGGCCCCTCAAAGCCTACAAGCCAG atcCTGATTATATACCATGGGTTATATTTAAGAAGCGTTAG